The following are encoded together in the candidate division WOR-3 bacterium genome:
- a CDS encoding zf-HC2 domain-containing protein — protein sequence MREELNKSGCGISIELLSAFIDNELDEQEYARIKEHLESCVYCRKIVEQFKEMDEQIRQLELEEPSREFIFNLKRNVMERIGKKPKFVFWKFFPILIPAAVAVLILIVIRSEGLETPVGMNNRVPYVYSDEEKAIKDQKIDISLPAPAPIAKSKPRTETHLDKKTTAPAPTIASRQAEELESRAYAAERSVPEITEPVVIRAIVDSTGRIINVAKGKSLTPEEDTTIFRALKGKQLSPPKIQGRPTQMFVEFTPEEKDSN from the coding sequence ATGAGGGAAGAATTAAATAAATCAGGCTGCGGCATTTCTATTGAATTGCTCAGCGCTTTTATTGATAATGAACTTGATGAACAGGAATATGCACGAATAAAAGAGCATTTGGAATCCTGTGTTTATTGCAGGAAGATAGTTGAGCAATTCAAGGAAATGGACGAGCAGATTCGTCAGCTGGAATTAGAAGAGCCATCCCGTGAATTCATCTTCAATCTCAAAAGAAATGTAATGGAAAGGATTGGTAAAAAGCCGAAGTTTGTCTTTTGGAAATTCTTTCCGATACTCATTCCGGCTGCAGTTGCAGTCTTGATACTTATCGTCATCAGGAGTGAAGGATTAGAAACCCCTGTGGGTATGAATAACAGGGTTCCTTATGTTTATTCTGATGAAGAAAAAGCCATAAAAGACCAGAAGATCGACATATCTCTGCCTGCACCCGCACCCATTGCAAAATCAAAACCCAGAACTGAAACTCATTTAGACAAAAAAACTACAGCGCCCGCACCAACAATTGCTTCCCGGCAGGCTGAAGAACTTGAAAGCCGTGCTTACGCCGCAGAACGATCTGTGCCTGAAATTACCGAGCCGGTTGTAATAAGGGCGATTGTTGATTCAACAGGAAGGATTATAAATGTTGCAAAAGGGAAATCTTTAACCCCTGAAGAAGATACAACAATTTTCCGTGCATTAAAAGGAAAACAACTCTCACCACCCAAAATCCAGGGCAGACCAACCCAGATGTTTGTAGAGTTTACCCCTGAAGAAAAAGATTCAAATTAA
- the rnc gene encoding ribonuclease III, with protein MRLKLSQKFSEIEKKLGIQFNNKKLLKKALTHSSAVAENRIKSNEVLEFLGDAVLELIVREYLIKKFPKKSEGELNELKKRFIQEEVLYKIGRGLGIGEMLIMDKGEELTGGRERHSNISCALEALIGAIYLDRGLDYTKRYIKKILLQKRFKISRDCKSLINDWAMKNKKKVEYKVIEEYGPPHDKTFIVGLYVNGNKVSQGEGHSKKQAEQSAAREFLKKL; from the coding sequence TTGAGATTGAAGCTGTCGCAAAAATTTAGTGAAATTGAAAAAAAATTAGGAATACAATTCAATAATAAAAAACTCCTGAAAAAGGCACTAACCCATTCTTCGGCAGTTGCTGAAAACCGCATTAAATCCAATGAAGTCCTTGAATTCCTCGGGGATGCAGTATTGGAACTAATCGTGCGTGAATATCTCATAAAAAAATTTCCGAAAAAAAGCGAAGGAGAACTGAATGAACTCAAGAAAAGATTCATCCAGGAAGAAGTTCTGTATAAAATTGGAAGGGGATTGGGTATCGGTGAAATGCTCATTATGGATAAAGGCGAAGAATTGACCGGAGGCAGGGAGCGACATTCCAATATCAGTTGCGCACTTGAGGCATTGATCGGTGCAATATATCTTGATAGGGGGTTAGATTATACAAAAAGATATATTAAAAAAATTCTTCTACAAAAAAGATTCAAAATATCAAGGGATTGTAAATCGCTCATTAATGACTGGGCAATGAAGAATAAAAAAAAGGTTGAATATAAGGTAATTGAAGAGTATGGTCCACCACACGATAAAACATTTATTGTCGGGCTCTATGTCAATGGCAATAAAGTATCTCAAGGAGAGGGTCATAGCAAAAAACAGGCAGAGCAGTCAGCGGCAAGAGAATTTTTAAAAAAATTATAG
- a CDS encoding tetratricopeptide repeat protein, with protein MKCPFLVKRKEIFDRDGKKIGEEIEIKECIKNECMVYDGAAKLCSLLSTNIKNGIIIEDFKNGVKEIKEEMFQRNEALGVIISTTVQTLQDALLNRFDIMKKQNEVIALGFDRLTEIQNSIIETLKSISEKHLAQIEALNNTNHLQIEELKSIKEANNNITNVQNKLSEELKQYFNEVKVSFEGLSENISHKADTLKNAVEKVSTTYQAGTEALNASIEKSNETFQAILKKFEVVENIVSGVNNIADLVKNEIAGIKTETVSSLNNLGGKFDELKISFLEGIKGQQESSEKIYQGMQEAINNKLEELKSTLTNFLQTQGSNQQGLLKDLEGTIGFKLDELKVLFNEFSKLQQGNNEFMGSQFDKISSTLVQKVDQTTDALKTELINLKNEFVNSLTNIQGSFASFTAPVNEIKESLSNQLVLIQDSIKNFESPINELKNSLSAQLGSIVDGLKNYETPINELKNTLSSQLVSIQENLKNYETPINNLKDSLNNQLNAIQEGLRKYDDMNNVLKSGIYNIGEFLNNTSQHYLNSLNTIQSGVEKFGELFEKTQTNIANMSEMMNNLNRNYLESLGKIAGLAEGMRKGVEAVGAGMQESVKDLISEMKKEIGGLEEQYEKTFGDIARLSEKFGELNNQINRMTNEIQKQFKDLLEQQLDMSKFSNEVLKNLKEYFAKQEEQYKAEQLAKKKKDALDHFDRATLYYYRGNYELALNEIERALELDKLAEYLNLKGLVLTELGRDSEAQKSFEEALQLEPNLAEIYNNFGLLYVKTKKLNEAIGMFQQAIKRNVNYSLAYVHMGKALLELEKYDEAISAFQRALEIDPTNSEAKEAIELYKQGKISA; from the coding sequence ATGAAATGTCCATTCCTTGTTAAGAGAAAAGAGATTTTTGACCGCGATGGTAAAAAAATTGGTGAAGAAATAGAGATCAAAGAATGTATCAAAAACGAATGCATGGTATATGATGGTGCCGCAAAGTTATGTTCGTTATTATCCACAAATATTAAGAATGGTATAATAATTGAAGACTTTAAAAATGGTGTTAAGGAAATAAAAGAAGAAATGTTCCAACGCAATGAGGCATTGGGTGTTATTATCTCTACGACGGTTCAAACCCTGCAGGATGCCCTGCTCAACCGCTTTGATATAATGAAAAAGCAGAATGAAGTAATCGCCCTCGGATTTGATCGTTTAACAGAAATTCAAAATTCAATTATTGAAACTTTAAAATCCATTTCTGAAAAACATCTTGCACAGATTGAAGCCTTGAACAATACCAATCATTTGCAGATTGAAGAATTAAAATCAATAAAAGAGGCAAACAATAATATTACAAATGTCCAGAACAAACTAAGTGAGGAACTGAAACAATATTTCAATGAAGTAAAAGTGAGTTTTGAAGGACTTAGTGAAAATATCAGTCATAAGGCCGATACCCTGAAGAATGCCGTTGAAAAGGTTTCAACCACTTATCAGGCAGGGACCGAGGCGTTAAATGCGAGCATAGAAAAGAGCAATGAAACATTCCAGGCAATTTTGAAAAAATTTGAAGTTGTTGAGAATATAGTTAGTGGTGTAAACAATATTGCTGATTTAGTCAAAAACGAAATTGCTGGAATTAAAACCGAAACGGTGAGTAGTCTTAATAATCTTGGTGGAAAATTTGATGAACTAAAAATATCTTTCCTGGAAGGTATCAAAGGTCAGCAGGAATCTTCAGAAAAGATTTATCAGGGAATGCAGGAAGCAATCAATAACAAACTGGAAGAGCTGAAATCTACGCTTACTAACTTTTTGCAGACCCAGGGCTCAAATCAACAGGGTTTATTAAAAGACCTTGAAGGAACGATAGGCTTCAAACTTGATGAATTAAAGGTTTTATTCAATGAATTTTCAAAATTACAGCAGGGCAACAACGAATTTATGGGTAGTCAATTTGACAAAATTTCCAGCACTTTAGTCCAGAAGGTTGACCAGACGACAGATGCCCTCAAGACAGAATTGATTAATTTAAAGAATGAATTTGTAAATAGTCTCACAAATATCCAGGGCAGTTTTGCTTCATTCACCGCACCTGTGAACGAAATAAAAGAATCCCTGAGCAACCAGCTCGTTTTAATCCAGGATAGTATAAAGAATTTTGAAAGTCCGATAAATGAATTGAAAAATTCGCTCAGTGCGCAATTAGGTTCAATCGTTGATGGTCTTAAAAATTATGAAACTCCGATAAATGAATTAAAAAATACATTGAGCAGTCAACTGGTTTCAATCCAGGAAAATTTAAAGAATTATGAAACACCGATAAATAACTTGAAAGATTCGCTGAATAATCAACTCAATGCAATCCAGGAAGGACTGAGAAAGTATGATGATATGAATAATGTGCTTAAGAGCGGAATCTATAACATAGGTGAATTTCTTAATAATACAAGCCAACATTACCTTAATTCGCTTAATACCATTCAATCCGGGGTGGAAAAATTTGGAGAACTCTTTGAAAAGACCCAGACTAATATCGCAAATATGAGTGAAATGATGAATAATCTCAATCGCAATTATCTTGAATCTTTAGGTAAGATTGCTGGACTTGCAGAAGGCATGCGCAAAGGTGTAGAGGCTGTTGGTGCGGGCATGCAGGAGTCAGTAAAGGATTTGATATCTGAGATGAAGAAGGAAATCGGGGGGCTCGAAGAGCAATATGAAAAGACATTTGGTGATATTGCCCGGCTGTCCGAAAAATTTGGTGAACTAAATAATCAAATCAATCGTATGACAAATGAAATACAGAAACAATTTAAAGACCTTCTTGAACAACAACTTGATATGTCAAAATTCAGCAACGAAGTATTAAAGAATCTGAAGGAATATTTTGCAAAACAGGAAGAGCAATACAAAGCAGAGCAGCTGGCAAAGAAAAAGAAAGATGCACTTGACCATTTTGACCGCGCAACCCTTTATTATTATCGGGGCAATTATGAACTTGCCCTTAACGAAATTGAGCGGGCATTAGAACTTGATAAACTTGCCGAGTATCTAAACCTTAAAGGACTCGTGCTTACCGAACTCGGCAGGGATAGTGAGGCACAGAAATCATTTGAAGAGGCGTTGCAACTGGAACCCAATCTTGCCGAGATTTATAACAATTTTGGATTGCTTTATGTAAAGACCAAAAAACTCAACGAGGCAATTGGAATGTTCCAGCAAGCAATCAAAAGAAATGTAAATTATAGCCTTGCCTATGTCCATATGGGTAAGGCATTACTTGAGTTAGAAAAATATGATGAGGCAATATCAGCATTCCAGCGTGCCCTGGAAATTGATCCTACTAACAGTGAGGCTAAAGAGGCAATAGAACTATACAAACAGGGAAAGATCAGCGCCTGA
- a CDS encoding sigma-70 family RNA polymerase sigma factor: MYNNNESDDVLIQAVKDGDCEAFGPLIERYKIPIYRLVYRMVRNRDDAEDLVQEIFIKAYNGIKGFKSGNRFFPWLSRIAVNHTLNYIKKEKKVEVQPLEWAENYDDGKNDPVEIVGQKMLKEKIARAMARLPEEYRIILILRVEEELSYEEISQSLNIPRGTVMSRLARARQRLREIFEDMNKGVL, encoded by the coding sequence GTGTATAATAATAATGAGAGTGATGATGTCTTAATCCAGGCAGTAAAAGATGGGGATTGTGAGGCATTTGGTCCCCTGATTGAGCGGTATAAAATCCCCATTTATCGCCTGGTCTATAGAATGGTGCGCAACCGGGATGATGCCGAAGATCTGGTACAGGAGATATTTATCAAGGCTTATAATGGAATAAAGGGGTTCAAATCGGGCAATCGGTTCTTTCCATGGCTATCCAGGATTGCGGTCAACCATACGCTGAATTATATAAAAAAGGAGAAAAAAGTTGAAGTCCAGCCGCTTGAATGGGCAGAAAATTATGATGATGGTAAAAATGATCCAGTGGAAATCGTGGGGCAGAAAATGCTGAAAGAAAAGATTGCACGGGCAATGGCAAGATTACCTGAAGAATACCGGATTATATTGATTTTAAGGGTTGAAGAAGAGTTATCCTATGAAGAAATAAGCCAGTCATTGAATATTCCCCGGGGGACGGTGATGTCAAGACTGGCAAGGGCAAGGCAGAGATTAAGAGAGATATTTGAGGATATGAACAAAGGTGTTCTATGA
- a CDS encoding RidA family protein — protein MKKIIKTDKAPKAIGPYSQGVIANGFIFTAGQIGLKPDTGEMVAGGVKEQTRQVLENLKAVLEAGGSKLDNVVKTTVYLTKSEDFPFMNEVYAQYFTDEPPARTTIFVNGLPKGALVEIEAVAKI, from the coding sequence ATGAAAAAAATCATAAAGACTGACAAGGCTCCAAAGGCGATCGGACCCTATTCTCAAGGTGTGATTGCCAATGGTTTTATATTTACTGCGGGGCAGATAGGTTTGAAACCCGATACCGGGGAAATGGTAGCAGGCGGTGTAAAAGAACAGACCAGACAGGTTCTGGAGAATCTCAAAGCAGTTCTTGAGGCAGGCGGGTCAAAGTTGGATAATGTAGTAAAGACGACTGTATATTTGACAAAATCTGAAGATTTCCCTTTTATGAATGAAGTATATGCCCAATATTTTACTGATGAACCGCCGGCAAGAACTACAATCTTTGTAAATGGCTTGCCAAAAGGAGCGCTCGTTGAGATTGAAGCTGTCGCAAAAATTTAG
- a CDS encoding FG-GAP-like repeat-containing protein: protein MLVLIGVLLLGNVGNIVCTDLDGRTYPVGNFEGNWIQIFTPPQQMPNWPKSISVNPYYAPSGVNLADINNDGDLEIIVGSTNNQVYIWDYQGNLMPGWPVTVGSMVQAKVAVGDIDNNGDMEIVIAARNGYVYIYNHDGTTFPNWPQNANGVLGFIAPVLFDLDRDGDLEIIMAQMQSGQPGHVYVWHHNGTVYTGWPQNTDYLAVASVAVADIDNDNLFEIVCLSYRSVYVWDQNGNTEPGWPKLNVAGGMSYAQPVIADLDNDGDQEILHSYYTNSVNYVNIYHHDGTNFTNWPQTFPGPQTYTMPVVGDIDGDHDLEIFGGGHIINAPNLLARHHNGIQVSGWPVNCDMLECSPIVFDVDNDNLREVLVADNANPGHFYAYEGNGSLVTDWPIPTTSAAIVNSPSVGDVDLDGDIEIALLTSDGTVNLWTISGVPYCGYYTDWGTYYHDQWNTGWFHPKPPQNLSATAAVDHINLIWNKNKEPDIAGYNIYRSQTSGGPYTKINTALITDTTYNDYNVSPGITYYYCATAQIRAFAESRLSNETSAQLGIAEMKSDFNAGIELKPNPFKKELLIKGIGITGVRIFDISGRLRESFDGKDNIIWHADGLQPGIYLIEIRQKDLKKIEKVIKIQ, encoded by the coding sequence ATGTTAGTATTAATCGGTGTTTTGTTATTAGGAAATGTGGGGAATATTGTTTGCACAGATCTTGATGGCAGAACATACCCGGTTGGAAATTTTGAGGGAAACTGGATACAAATATTCACCCCACCCCAGCAGATGCCAAACTGGCCAAAGTCAATCAGTGTCAATCCATATTATGCACCAAGCGGTGTCAATCTTGCCGATATTAACAACGACGGCGATTTAGAGATTATCGTCGGCTCCACGAATAATCAAGTTTATATCTGGGATTATCAGGGAAATTTAATGCCGGGCTGGCCAGTAACAGTCGGTAGTATGGTGCAGGCAAAGGTTGCAGTAGGTGATATTGATAATAATGGAGATATGGAGATAGTGATTGCGGCACGGAATGGGTATGTCTATATCTATAATCATGATGGCACGACTTTTCCCAACTGGCCCCAGAATGCGAATGGAGTTCTCGGTTTTATCGCACCCGTCCTTTTTGACCTTGACCGTGATGGCGATTTAGAGATTATAATGGCGCAGATGCAGTCAGGACAGCCAGGCCATGTCTATGTCTGGCATCATAATGGCACGGTCTATACGGGCTGGCCCCAGAATACCGACTATCTTGCCGTCGCTTCGGTTGCGGTTGCAGATATAGATAATGATAATCTCTTTGAAATCGTCTGTCTATCTTATCGCTCAGTATATGTATGGGACCAGAATGGGAATACTGAACCGGGCTGGCCCAAACTCAATGTTGCGGGTGGTATGAGTTATGCCCAGCCCGTGATTGCTGATTTAGATAATGATGGTGACCAGGAGATTTTACATTCCTATTATACCAATAGTGTCAACTATGTAAACATCTATCACCACGATGGCACAAATTTTACGAATTGGCCCCAGACATTTCCCGGACCCCAGACTTATACAATGCCCGTGGTCGGTGATATTGATGGTGACCATGATTTAGAGATATTTGGCGGTGGGCATATCATTAATGCACCAAATCTCCTGGCAAGACACCATAATGGAATCCAGGTCAGCGGCTGGCCTGTGAATTGTGATATGCTTGAATGTTCACCAATCGTCTTTGATGTTGACAACGACAATCTGCGTGAAGTCTTGGTTGCAGATAATGCAAATCCTGGACATTTCTATGCCTATGAGGGAAATGGTTCTTTAGTTACTGATTGGCCCATTCCAACAACCTCAGCCGCGATTGTTAACAGTCCTTCTGTCGGTGATGTTGACCTTGACGGTGATATTGAGATTGCCCTGTTAACAAGCGATGGCACGGTCAATCTCTGGACGATTTCGGGTGTTCCATATTGTGGCTATTACACTGACTGGGGAACTTATTATCATGACCAGTGGAATACCGGATGGTTCCATCCCAAACCACCCCAGAATTTAAGTGCAACCGCCGCGGTTGACCATATCAATCTGATCTGGAATAAAAATAAAGAACCTGATATTGCCGGATATAATATCTACCGCAGTCAGACATCGGGCGGACCTTATACAAAAATAAATACGGCACTCATAACCGATACTACATATAATGATTACAATGTCTCGCCAGGGATTACCTATTATTACTGTGCCACTGCCCAGATAAGGGCGTTTGCGGAATCGCGCCTGAGCAATGAGACCTCTGCCCAGCTGGGAATTGCGGAAATGAAATCAGATTTTAATGCGGGAATTGAATTAAAACCAAATCCGTTTAAAAAAGAATTATTGATAAAGGGAATAGGCATTACCGGAGTCAGGATATTTGATATTTCAGGTCGGCTCAGGGAATCTTTTGATGGTAAAGATAATATTATCTGGCACGCAGATGGCTTACAACCGGGCATATATCTCATAGAAATAAGACAAAAAGATTTAAAGAAGATAGAAAAAGTTATAAAAATACAATAA
- a CDS encoding TetR/AcrR family transcriptional regulator, with protein MKKDIRQKIMESAMVIFARKGFFKTTVEDIARSAKVAKGTVYLYFKDKSDIYISIIEEQLKSALADLKEINSENLKSSEKLKKIAEDWLLHSVEFHKFFPVISMENINQALKIMKEIKKRVFPIIYQIIAAVAHIIDEGIKNGEFRKINSKIAAIGFLNIMRAPLLLNLFTEKKIESSEEILGLFFDGLKNRKELK; from the coding sequence ATGAAGAAAGATATACGTCAGAAGATTATGGAGTCAGCGATGGTGATTTTTGCCCGAAAGGGATTTTTTAAGACAACGGTTGAAGATATTGCCCGTTCGGCAAAGGTGGCAAAAGGCACGGTCTATCTTTATTTCAAGGATAAATCCGATATCTATATAAGCATAATTGAAGAACAGTTAAAATCGGCGCTTGCAGATTTAAAAGAAATAAATAGTGAAAATTTGAAAAGCAGTGAGAAATTAAAGAAGATTGCCGAAGACTGGCTCCTCCATTCAGTTGAATTCCACAAATTTTTCCCGGTGATATCAATGGAGAATATAAATCAGGCATTGAAAATAATGAAGGAAATTAAGAAAAGGGTATTTCCAATAATCTATCAGATAATTGCTGCGGTTGCACACATAATAGATGAGGGAATAAAAAACGGTGAATTTCGTAAGATAAATTCAAAGATTGCGGCGATTGGTTTTCTTAACATAATGCGAGCGCCACTGCTCTTAAATCTTTTTACTGAAAAGAAGATAGAATCAAGTGAAGAGATTCTTGGATTATTTTTTGATGGTCTAAAAAACCGAAAGGAGTTAAAATGA
- a CDS encoding SPOR domain-containing protein — MLIEIFLFSIIIVNENKILNVNIENLSFQEFILKEGVIDYLIDGNLYVLTEKNILAFDTTKFQIIDRTPLPQRFNYITDTRDEIILISSSEIIILNKKNLAFKNGIGIEPGDYQPMVSPVKLPRKELLYLFTKNDKRSIIKIIDLHKGRTIKSKNFTEIKNYYYLPQEKNFVILTSSGLHYLDTDLKVKKSVKFEFPGENFFFYRDYYIITNTQAICKIDKNGKMIDFQPVLLNGTSKNSDFVFYNKDLIVLIEPFTMRIKNLLENERKIYQMYEIDFDQNLCLSRDGEIFLMDNETGLFKALLKSEYAIKPPVIKETISNDSLFYIQFGAFSEINRAQNFCDSIKNGGLPVFIDSAPNNLYRIKLGGFLEKELAQELMERSGISSWLVYNKKIEHVMDTKFIFQGQIYEIKNGIIKKE, encoded by the coding sequence ATGCTGATAGAAATTTTTTTATTTTCTATAATCATAGTCAACGAAAACAAAATTTTGAATGTAAATATTGAAAATCTATCTTTTCAGGAGTTTATACTAAAAGAAGGGGTAATTGATTATCTAATTGACGGGAACCTATATGTTCTGACTGAAAAAAATATCCTTGCTTTTGACACAACGAAATTTCAGATAATAGACCGTACACCACTTCCTCAGAGGTTCAATTATATAACTGATACCAGAGACGAGATAATTTTAATCTCATCATCAGAGATAATTATTCTCAATAAAAAAAATCTTGCATTCAAAAATGGAATCGGGATTGAACCCGGCGATTATCAACCAATGGTTTCTCCTGTAAAGTTGCCGCGTAAAGAGCTATTATATTTGTTCACGAAGAATGATAAAAGAAGTATAATCAAAATCATTGATTTGCATAAAGGTAGAACTATCAAGAGCAAAAACTTTACCGAGATAAAAAATTATTATTATTTACCACAGGAAAAAAATTTTGTCATTTTAACCAGTTCAGGGCTCCACTATCTTGATACTGACTTGAAGGTAAAAAAGAGTGTAAAATTTGAATTTCCGGGAGAAAATTTCTTTTTCTACCGTGATTACTACATAATAACAAATACACAGGCAATCTGTAAAATAGACAAAAATGGCAAGATGATTGATTTTCAACCCGTTTTATTGAATGGTACTTCAAAAAATTCAGATTTTGTATTTTATAATAAAGATTTGATTGTTTTGATTGAGCCATTTACAATGCGGATAAAGAATCTTTTAGAGAACGAGAGAAAAATATATCAAATGTATGAGATTGATTTTGACCAGAACTTATGTTTGAGCAGGGATGGTGAAATATTTTTAATGGACAACGAGACTGGACTATTCAAAGCTCTTTTGAAAAGTGAATATGCAATTAAACCACCAGTTATTAAAGAAACTATTTCTAATGATTCACTATTCTATATCCAGTTCGGGGCATTCTCAGAAATAAATCGGGCGCAGAATTTCTGTGATAGTATAAAGAATGGTGGATTACCTGTATTCATAGATTCAGCTCCCAATAATTTATATAGAATTAAACTCGGTGGTTTTTTAGAAAAAGAACTGGCACAGGAGTTGATGGAAAGGTCTGGAATTTCTTCCTGGCTTGTATATAATAAAAAGATTGAGCATGTAATGGACACAAAATTTATTTTTCAGGGACAGATTTATGAAATAAAAAATGGCATTATAAAAAAGGAGTAG
- a CDS encoding DUF4412 domain-containing protein, which yields MHRIILLVFLFSIIYGDVMYEMETKTDGMMGLGDEVMTFRNFIKFDRMRTEVKIGNSESKDEAFIAIIRLDKGVSWILNPENKEYIEMPLSEKLESSIIDSSNVMPEFKIEKLEETKEILKIKCEKYFVSVDINSGDEKMEITQTMWMGKDFPGYDEIKEFNDKVLGRVNETGLVDIDNKLLKDLQKRISEIDGFPLEMEINVKMEDNYTKTELKSSSVIKKLTTVPISDRVFEIPEGYNPVKTPNTD from the coding sequence ATGCACAGAATAATTCTGCTTGTATTTTTATTCTCAATTATCTATGGAGATGTAATGTATGAAATGGAGACCAAGACCGATGGAATGATGGGATTAGGGGACGAAGTTATGACATTCAGAAATTTTATAAAATTTGATCGGATGAGGACTGAGGTCAAAATCGGAAATTCAGAATCAAAGGACGAGGCATTTATTGCAATTATTCGTCTCGATAAGGGTGTTTCCTGGATTCTAAACCCCGAAAATAAAGAGTATATTGAAATGCCTCTCAGCGAAAAATTAGAAAGTAGTATTATTGACTCCTCCAATGTCATGCCTGAATTTAAAATTGAAAAATTGGAAGAAACAAAAGAAATTCTAAAAATAAAATGTGAAAAATATTTTGTGTCAGTTGATATAAATTCCGGGGATGAAAAAATGGAGATTACCCAGACGATGTGGATGGGCAAAGATTTTCCGGGTTATGATGAAATCAAAGAATTCAATGATAAGGTTTTGGGTAGAGTGAATGAAACCGGGTTGGTTGATATTGATAATAAACTGCTTAAGGATTTACAAAAAAGGATTTCTGAAATAGATGGATTTCCCTTAGAAATGGAAATAAATGTAAAAATGGAAGACAATTATACAAAGACGGAATTAAAGAGTTCAAGCGTCATAAAAAAATTAACCACCGTCCCTATCAGTGATAGAGTCTTTGAAATTCCAGAGGGCTATAATCCGGTAAAAACCCCCAATACAGATTAA
- a CDS encoding GWxTD domain-containing protein, protein MSIQKSCEFKISEIDFDITDKPYAREIKYLVSEKEYKKFLKMSHSKQIEYLKKFWSKRDYKSFEKRLLEADQKFSTSNLKGRDTNQGRFFILYGPPDEIEYRPMETTGAPAQVWHYEARGWSLLWCDSDNDGNYELKGNVDFGKDFTRDIPIRWTK, encoded by the coding sequence TTGAGTATTCAGAAAAGTTGTGAGTTTAAGATAAGCGAGATAGATTTTGATATAACAGATAAACCTTATGCCCGGGAGATAAAATATCTCGTTTCCGAAAAAGAATATAAAAAATTTCTCAAAATGAGCCATTCAAAACAGATTGAATATCTTAAGAAATTCTGGTCCAAGCGTGATTATAAATCATTTGAGAAAAGATTACTTGAGGCGGATCAAAAATTCTCTACTTCTAATTTGAAGGGTCGCGATACGAATCAAGGTAGATTTTTTATACTATACGGACCCCCTGATGAGATTGAATATAGACCTATGGAAACAACCGGGGCTCCAGCCCAGGTGTGGCACTATGAAGCGCGTGGCTGGTCATTACTTTGGTGTGATTCCGATAATGATGGAAATTATGAGTTAAAAGGAAATGTAGATTTTGGAAAGGATTTTACAAGGGACATTCCAATCCGATGGACAAAATAA